In Dama dama isolate Ldn47 chromosome 10, ASM3311817v1, whole genome shotgun sequence, the sequence AGCACCTCCAGTCTTTCCACAGCCCTTTAGAAGCTGGGGACCAATCCCCACCCtcctcgagggctgtctctgtgCCCGTGTCTGCTCCCAAGATGCCCGTAGATGTCCAAGAGTCCAGCCCCATTTCCACCCAGAAGGACGGGGGTTGCGGGGGGGCTGCCCTGACACGCCCCAAGGAGCCACATGAGCGGCAGTGAGGGCAGTCTGGGGTCCCGGCCCTCAGGCGCGGGGAAGGAACAGAGGGCCCAGCCAGCCAGTGGGAGCAGACACAGAGCCTCCGAGGGAGCCTTCAAGAAAGGCTGATGCCCTCATTTTTTATGCAAGTCGAGGAAAGCACTCTTACCCACAGCTCCCAAACAGGCCAGACTCACTGGGGCCAGAGTGGGGCGTGTCATCCCAGGGGATTCCCTGACTGCTCCCAGCAGACATCCCCGTCTCACTCTGGGAAGTAGGAACCCAGGGCTCAGACAGGCAAGCGGGCCACCGAACAGAGCCAAGGGGAGCACACACCCACCGCAGAATCCGGGGTTCCTGCAAAACACAGCTGTTTCCCCGGCGGGGTGTTCCCCTGATTGACGGAAAGCCAGAAGGCCCACTCCCAGCTCCGCTCACAGGGGAAGGCTCCCCCAGGGCCCTCACCGTCCTACCGTCCCCCTTTCCAGTCCACAGAAGACGCAGCACTGCCACACGGGGGTTTATTCCAGTCACAGCTTCCAGAGAAACTCCACAATAAATTACATCATTAAATAAACTGCTGGGCCACACCCCCttctgcccctcctcctctccacgTGCCCCCCCAGGTCCCGGTGGGGACTCAGCCAGGCCCACCCCCTTGCACTAGGCAGCAGGGGAGTAGCCTCAGTGGGTCCCGACGAGTGAGGGTTGAAGGAGGCTCCCGCCCTGCTCCTCGGCCCCTCACACTCACTTGCCTGACCTTGACAGCTGGGCAGCTGCTAGTCAGCTGTCTCCTCTGGAGGGGGTGGCGAGGAGGGGGCCACAGCCACCCCACGCAGGCCTGTGTCCCTAGAGGTGtgtagggttctccagagaaggaTCTGTCTTAGTCATGTGCAAGACCACAGTGGGGGCCTTATAGTGGCCGTGGCTGCCCCGGCCATAGCCCCCGGGGGCCCGGCAGGCCTTTGCCCGGGCCCGGCCAGCTGCCATCTTGCGGTGGCACAGGCTCTGCCAGGTCTGGAAAGTCTTGGAACTCCATACCCAGACGCCGCTGGTGATGCCCACCACGAGCGACatgaagattttgagcataaagACAGCCACGGTGGGCACCGAGCCCCCTTGCAGTGAGCAGTCCCTCCGGCCGCCGGGCGTGGGGGCCGCCAAGCAGGCCTGTTCTGTGGCCCGCAGGCGCCAGAAGTCCATGTTGAGGCGTTCGTAGACATAGCACACAATGACGCAGGTGGCAGGCACGGTGTAAAGGATGGAGAAGACCCCAATCTTGACCATGAGCTTCTCAAGCTTCTCCGTGTTGGTGCCCCCGGTCTTCATGATCTTGCGGATGTGGAAGAGGGCCACGAAGCCGGTCAGGAGGAAGCTCGTGCCCAGCACCAGGTAGCAGGACAGGGGCACCAGCACGAAGCCCGTGAGCGCCGCCGCGTCCATACTGGCCACGTAACAGAGCCCGGTCAGCTCATCCCCCGCCACCTTGCGCAGCGTCAGGATAACAATGGTCTTGAGGGCTGGCAGGCCCCAGGCCGCCATGTGGAAGTAGCTGCCATGGGCCTCGATGGCCTCGTGGCCCCATTTCTTGCCTGCGGCCAGGAACCAGGTGAGCGTCAGCACCACCCACCAGAGCGAGCTGGCCATGCCGAAGTAGTAGAGCAGCAGGAAGACGAGGGTGCAGCCCGTGTTCTCCAGGCCCTCCTGGATCACGTAGAGCGCACCCGCCTCCTGGTCGCAGGCCACGCTCTGGGCCCCAGCCACCGCCCGGATGAGGAAGGCCAGCGAGTAGACGTTGTAGCACATGGAGAGGAAGATGATGGGGCGCTCCGGGTACTGGAAGCGGTGCGGCTCCAGCAGGAAGGTGAGCACGGTGAAGGCGGTGGAGAAGAAGCACAGCGCTGACCACACGGCCATCCATACCAGCGCGAAGTCCTTGTCGCGCCGCGACCAGAACACCTCGACGCCTGGCCCGCAGCGCGGCGCGCACGAACGGCTCTTCTCCACGTACTGGAACTTCTCCGGGTTCTCGCAGGTGCCGCCGGCGCCCGGGAGGGCGTCGCCGGGGGGCCGCGCGGGCCGCGGCGCCACGGGCAGCATGCCCAGGCCCTTGTGGGGCTCGGTGGGGCCGGCCGTGGCGTTCTCCGGCGCCTCCATGCAGAGCGCGTGCGGGTCGTTGCGCGTGGGCAGCCGGGCGCAGTCCAGCGAGTCCGGCCAGCCGAAGTTGAACTGCTCCATGATGGGCGCGCAGCGCAGGCGCGCCTGCTCGCACATGGGCCGGCAGGCGGGGATGGGCGTCGAGACCTGGTCGGTGCACATGGGCGCGTAGAGCGAGCACAGAAAGAAGCGCAGGTGGCTGTGACAGCCGTACTGCACGAGCGGCGCGAACTCGGCCAGCTCGGCGGCCGCCTCGCCCTGCGACGTGTGGCCCAGCAGGTTGGGCATGCGGGTCAGGTTGTAGCCGATGCCGCGGCACATGGGGATCTCCACCACCTGGCACGGCGCCGGCCCGCGCCCGCGCTCCGGGTCGAAGCGGCCGATCTCCAGCGCCGCGCCGCCCGCAGCCAGCAGCTGCCACAGCAGCAGCGCCCGGCGGAGCGGCGGCACGGCCATCCCGGGCGGTCCCGGCCGAGGGCGGGGAGGGCGGCCCCGCCTCACTCGGGCCGCGCCGTCCGGCGCCCCCGTGCCCGCTCGCCACGTCGCGGGGTGCGGGCCATAGCGGAGCCGGCCGCGTGTGTCCCTGCGCGGCCGGGCGCCCTGGGCAGCGCGTGGGGAAGCCGCCTGAGGGAAAGGAGGCGCCgagccgccaccgccgccgccgccgccgccgctacTCGAACGGCCGCGGAGCGGGAGCAGGCGCCGCCTCCCGGGGCCGCGGCTACAAGCCTCGGGGCGGGGCGCCTGGCGGACACGCCCAGGGGCGGGGCCTCCGCGCGCCCCCGGCACGCCCCCCGGCCGGGCTTTAAAGGCGCCGCGCCTCGCAGCTGCGCTGCACTGCAGGACCAACCCGGGCGCGGTCTGGCGGGGTGGGGTATACGAGTAGCGACCTCGTCTGCCCGCTCACAGACGGTTCTCCCCTTTCTGAGGGGTTGCAGCCCAACCTCTCTCCGGGACAAGACAGTCAGCCGGAGGATTTCCCTGCCCCCCGTACCGCGTCACCTATGTTCTTCCCCAGGCGGGACCACTTCTAAGGCTTCTACGCCTGGGACGCCTCGACCTTGGACTCTGGGACAGTTCGAGCGCAGCCTCTCCGCCTCTTCACTAGTTGCGTGTGGCTCTGGGCTCTTCGCTTTGAGCCTGTTTTCGTTTCTGTAAAACAGGCAGATAATCCCGTCAAAATGAATTCACCTGTGGCTCGCGCGGGCTGCTTACCCGTCACACTGCGCACTTGAGCTCATGGCCTCTTCGCAATCCACCTGCCCCCTTGACACCTCGGGACCGCCTGAAAACCCAGTCTccttctgccccctcccctcctctgcacTCCCTTGGTACAGGGTCTCCGCTAAGAACTCCTCTTTGCCCAGGAAGCCTGCCGCTTTCACCATCCCCCTCCCGCGAGCCCCCTGCTTCCTGCTGCGCCTGCAGAGTAAGGGGCCAGGTATGGTGACAGCCGTGGaacatttcagttcagctcaCACCCTCCTCACCTGACAGCTGTCAGGATGCTACCAGACTATTACTCAGTCTGCTTCCATGGCGGCACCTGAacagggggaggagagaggcctGTTCTTCCCTTTGCACAGATGGAACCATCAAGGCAGTCCTAGGCTCAGCCTGCCAGTAACAGGTGACAGTGAGTGAGTGGGGTCTGAGACTGTGACCCCTGAGCTGCCCACATAACCCCCCTCATCCCCACTCAGGTCGGGAAGGTGTTTCTAAGAGGCTGGGATTGCCGGGGGCTTCCTGGGGCCCCAGAGGCCCTCTGCCCTCCCACCTCTGCCCAGCCAGGGCTCCACCACGGTTCCCAGGTAGCTTTGTGGGTGAAACCCAAGTCCCATCCGGGAGGCCACCCAAGGGGCCCTGTTCTGGTCTGGAACTCCCTTAGAAactgcctccctcctcctggcCCACCCCCGTCTGCCCTCACCCATTTGGCCTAGATGTACCTGGAAGACTCAGATTCCACGTGAGCTCTTGGCATAGGTCCAGCCCTAGCAGCTGCTCAGGGATGCTCAGTGGATGAAGGACTGAGGGAGAGACCTGCGCTGCAGGGGGCCTAGGAAACTGGTCAAAGACCTAAGGTGAGCCAGGTGGGCCCAGGGCCAGGTGTTTTACACAGTGAACTTTTAAACTCTCATAACAGCCCTGCAAGGAAttctgtgcccattttacagaggagaaattgaggttcagaaaaCTCAAGACATTTGCCTGGGAATACACAGTTCACAAGGGTCAGGGTTGGCATTCAGGCTCTTCCACTGCATAAGGCTGCCTGTCGCCACCAGCATGAGGGCACCTGCCTGACTGGCCCTGCTTGGCCAACACTGCCCTGCTGGAGAGCTGGCACGTGAGGGGGTTTGTGCAGCAAGGAGCCGGGACAGCAGCCGTAACCAGTGCCCTGGGAGCGGCGTTGgagcagggaagggaggaggaggacccGAGAGGTTGGGACTCCATGGAGATGCAGCAAGCCCTGTTCTCAGTATGAGATGCTTCCTTGGCCCACCTGGGCTGTGACAGCTGAAGTGGCAAGCTCCTGATCGCCCCAAAGAGGCAGCACAGAAATAGGGTAACTTTGAAACAAGGACCTGACTTTGACACCCTAGTCAAGGAGGTTCCCAAAATGCCACTGACAACTTCCTGTAGCCCACGGTGAAGGCCATGCCCCTGGAGTTGGCAGCAAGAGCTTTTCCAGGTATAGCCCCCACCTACCTCTTCCTTTCCTGCCATGCCTAACTCCTTGGAACCCAGGCCACGTCATGCCTTCAATCTCCCTGGCCCGAAGGCCCTTTTCTGCTCTGTTGGGCACACCGGCCTCCTGGGGCAGACCCCAGCTCTCGAGGACAGGGCTGGAGGCTCTGCTCTGCGGGCCAGAGTCCTGGCGCACTCACCGTTGCCACTTGTCCACTCACGTGCTGTTAGCCTTCCGTTCATCCCCCACTCTGCCCCAATGCCAGCAGCTGCTCAAGGACCCTGGGgacactttatttttctctgtgtcttgCCCCAAGGAGGCACAGATGCATGGATGAGAGTGGTGCATGGGCTGAGCCCCCACCTCACAGGGTCTGTCGGAAGCAGGGGCTTTGGAGCTGCCCCGCTGCAGGCAGCTGGGTTGAGAGGCAGAGAAGGCTGGAGGCTTCCCCCTGCTACGACTGATCTGGGATCCAGGTTTTTTTGTGTGCCTCTGCCCCCAACCAGGGTAAAGAAGAGGCCAGGGGCCCTTCCTCTGGCAGACATAGTGGGGAGGATGCCCCCGGAGCCATGGGATGCCAGGCTTGTCACCATGACAACAGCTGCTCCTGGGAAGCCAGAGGTGGGGGGGAGTGGTGGAAACGCCCCTCCCCCATGCAGATGCTGCCTGGGAGAGAAGAGGCCTCTTGGGCCGCCTGCCCACCCACCCTGCTTTGTCACCCGATCCCCCTCTTTACAAAGGCAGAACAATACGCCAGGCACTCACTGAAAAGGAGACTATGAGGAGGACTGGAGGGGACCAGGAGGAGGGTGATTGCCATCagtgcccacccccgcccccgctcccTGGGCAGAGGGGGCCAGAGTCGGTGAGGTGGGAACAGACCCCCTTCTCACTCCTCCTCCTGGGGGAGAACGCTCCCTTCCTGGGGGCTCTTGGCTGTGCGCCAATGAGCTGCCCTGCccaagtgggaggggacacccTTCTGACCTgtgtcccccaccccagccctctagTCTTCCCACACTCCAGGAGGCCCTTCCTACCACATCTTCCCTGATCACAGCCATCACACCTGCACTGGACACATCCTGACCCTTCCCCAACTTGACTCTGACATGCCTCCTCCTGCCCTATGGCCCTGGTGCCTGCCTCCATGCCTGCCGCCACCATACCATGCCTGTCTCCCCACAAATCTGGGAGGCTCTGGAGGTCACTGGGCTGGGCAGGCCCTGCTTCTGGGTGTCTTGCTGCCTAGCC encodes:
- the FZD9 gene encoding frizzled-9, translating into MAVPPLRRALLLWQLLAAGGAALEIGRFDPERGRGPAPCQVVEIPMCRGIGYNLTRMPNLLGHTSQGEAAAELAEFAPLVQYGCHSHLRFFLCSLYAPMCTDQVSTPIPACRPMCEQARLRCAPIMEQFNFGWPDSLDCARLPTRNDPHALCMEAPENATAGPTEPHKGLGMLPVAPRPARPPGDALPGAGGTCENPEKFQYVEKSRSCAPRCGPGVEVFWSRRDKDFALVWMAVWSALCFFSTAFTVLTFLLEPHRFQYPERPIIFLSMCYNVYSLAFLIRAVAGAQSVACDQEAGALYVIQEGLENTGCTLVFLLLYYFGMASSLWWVVLTLTWFLAAGKKWGHEAIEAHGSYFHMAAWGLPALKTIVILTLRKVAGDELTGLCYVASMDAAALTGFVLVPLSCYLVLGTSFLLTGFVALFHIRKIMKTGGTNTEKLEKLMVKIGVFSILYTVPATCVIVCYVYERLNMDFWRLRATEQACLAAPTPGGRRDCSLQGGSVPTVAVFMLKIFMSLVVGITSGVWVWSSKTFQTWQSLCHRKMAAGRARAKACRAPGGYGRGSHGHYKAPTVVLHMTKTDPSLENPTHL